Proteins found in one Populus alba chromosome 14, ASM523922v2, whole genome shotgun sequence genomic segment:
- the LOC118041399 gene encoding fimbrin-5, translated as MSGFVGVLVSDPWLQSQFTQVELRSLKSKFVSTRTQSGRVTVGDLPPIFAKLRAFTEMFNEDGIKAMLGEAGFNMEEELDFESFLKAYINLQSRATKKTGGKKLKSSVSFLKASTTTFHHNINESEKASYVSHINSYLAEDLFLKKYLPLDATTNDLFDLVKDGVLLCKLINVAVPGTIDERAINTKGTLNPWERNENHTLCLNSAKAIGCTVVNIGTQDLVEARPHLVLGLISQIIKIQLLADLNLKKTPQLVELVDDSKEVEELLGLGPEKVLLKWMNFHLKKAGYSKQVTNFSSDVKDGEAYAYLLNALAPEHSSPASLDTKDPTERASMVLVQAEKLDCKGYLTSKDIVEGSPNLNLAFVAQIFQHRNGLSTDTSKMSFAEMMTDDAQTSREERCFRLWINSLGTATYVNNVFEDIRNGWVLLEVLDKVSPGSVNWKLASKPPIKMPFRKVENCNQVIQIGKDLCFSLVNVAGNDIVQGNKKLILAYLWQLMRFTMLQLLKNLRSHSSHSQGKEITDADILKWANNKVKKAGRTSQTESFKDKNLSNGIFFLELLSAVEPRVVNWSVVTKGETDEDKKLNATYIISVARKLGCSIFLLPEDIIEVNQKMILTLTASIMYWSLQQQGYSESSAAEDSDVPDASPPPPSVDGEKEEVLVGEVSNLTVDDAVSDATESTHVEEKDPCMK; from the exons ATGTCGGGTTTTGTGGGTGTACTTGTTTCTGATCCATGGCTTCAGAGCCAGTTCACTCAAGTCGAGTTACGCTCCCTCAAATCTAAG TTTGTGTCGACGAGGACTCAGTCCGGTCGTGTCACGGTGGGGGATTTGCCACCTATTTTTGCTAAATTGAGGGCCTTCACTGAGATGTTTAATGAGGATGGTATTAAGGCTATGTTGGGGGAGGCTGGTTTCAACATGGAAGAAGAACTCGACTTCGAATCCTTCCTGAAG GCATACATAAATTTGCAAAGCCGAGCAACTAAAAAAACAGGTGGGAAGAAACTGAAAAGCTCTGTTTCCTTTCTCAAGGCATCCACAACTACATTTCACCACAACATCAACGAGTCAGAGAAGGCTTCCTATGTGTCCCACATTAACAGCTACTTGGCGGAAGATCTCTTCTTGAAGAAATATCTTCCATTAGATGCAACAACAAATGACTTGTTTGATCTTGTAAAAGATGGAGTTCTTCTTTG TAAGCTTATAAATGTGGCTGTTCCTGGGACCATAGATGAGCGAGCTATTAACACAAAAGGGACCCTTAATCCATGGGAAAGGAATGAGAACCACACCCTTTGCCTTAATTCTGCAAAGGCTATTGGCTGTACAGTTGTTAATATAGGCACACAGGACCTTGTTGAAGCAAGG CCCCATCTGGTTCTTGGATTGATTTCTCAAATTATTAAG ATTCAGCTATTAGCCGATCTTAATCTTAAGAAAACTCCTCAACTTGTGGAATTGGTGGATGACAGCAAG GAAGTGGAGGAGCTCTTGGGTTTGGGACCTGAAAAGGTTCTACTGAAATGGATGAATTTCCATCTGAAGAAAGCTGGCTACAGTAAACAGGTTACAAACTTCTCTTCTGATGTGAAG GATGGAGAGGCCTATGCTTACCTTCTCAATGCTCTTGCCCCAGAACACAGTAGCCCTGCTTCCTTGGATACCAAGGATCCGACAGAGAGGGCAAGCATGGTTCTTGTGCAGGCAGAGAAGCTGGATTGTAAAGGATATCTCACTTCTAAAGACATTGTTGAGGGATCACCAAATCTTAATCTTGCATTTGTGGCTCAAATATTCCAGCACAG AAATGGGCTGTCTACTGATACCAGTAAGATGTCCTTTGCTGAGATGATGACAGATGATGCACAAACTTCTCGAGAAGAGAGGTGCTTCCGACTGTGGATTAACAGTCTTGGAACTGCTACatatgtcaataatgtttttgagGACATCAGGAACGG ATGGGTTCTTCTAGAAGTTCTTGACAAAGTTTCTCCTGGATCAGTTAATTGGAAGCTGGCATCCAAGCCTCCTATAAAGATGCCATTTAGAAAAGTTGAGAATTGCAACCAAGTAATACAGATAGGGAAGGACTTGTGCTTCTCCCTTGTGAATGTAGCTGGAAATGACATTGTCCAAGGAAATAAGAAGCTCATATTAG CCTATTTGTGGCAACTGATGAGGTTTACGATGCTTCAACTCCTGAAAAACTTGAGATCTCACTCCTCCCACTCCCAGGGTAAAGAGATTACAGATGCTGACATTCTAAAATGGGCAAACAACAAAGTGAAGAAAGCGGGTAGAACGTCTCAAACGGAGAGCTTCAAG GATAAGAACCTTTCAAATGGAATTTTCTTCCTTGAGCTTCTTAGCGCAGTGGAGCCTAGAGTGGTCAACTGGAGTGTGGTTACGAAAGGAGAAACTG ACGAGGATAAGAAGTTGAATGCTACCTACATAATCAGTGTTGCCCGAAAGCTTGGGTGCTCCATCTTCTTGTTACCCGAGGACATTATAGAG GTAAACCAGAAGATGATCCTTACATTGACTGCAAGCATAATGTACTGGAGCCTGCAGCAACAGGGATACTCAGAGTCTTCTGCTGCTGAAGACAGTGATGTTCCTGATGCATCCCCTCCACCACCGTCTGTAGATGGCGAGAAAGAGGAAGTTCTGGTTGGTGAGGTTTCCAATTTGACGGTGGACGATGCAGTTTCAGATGCTACTGAGTCCACACATGTGGAGGAAAAAGATCCTTGCATGAAATGA
- the LOC118041408 gene encoding BTB/POZ domain-containing protein At2g04740 — MPPNRPSSGWIIDPDLDEIDLDPSDFNSSLPLKKVPNGDVFQASRAGDVERLKYLLESGVNVNARDQWDSVALYYACLAGHLDAARMLLESGAICSEHTFDGDRCHYAALNLKVRKLLKAFEARPPPLAPLQAALRDTFLSCEANRFYLEQSEAIYHVSGLSSSGVSNVNHFPPDVVFFVQGRPIEAHRVILSARSPFFKRKFKTDWRGRSEVRLAREKLSYPALYSLVHFFYSDRLEIAVDDMEDLVRICKVCKCESLQRVLEKELIHQKYAEYKALRDLDSSQKRYILQGLSLPEEDRLPAALHRVLQSSLARSTMQQNLENDVDRLVSSFDVVQMNDCVDDLADICVRVDNKIFRCHQVVLASRSEYFRARLSHMKDFHEGKVGLPSDAVPCFEEHDLSMEAFEKMVEYMYTDGLKDINPGQAEEMFDAASRYLLFPLKRAVADVLLPQLETVSPAELCHWLILSDMYGVIKIREYCLDTIACNFETFADTRDFRAMLLTVPPPSGDSSLRTTAPSAPGAALNTDQGNLLDDLREKWLEAEAADLDKRDESALLFDKRLEMLMLVARKESEAVVDDIQDSPA; from the exons ATGCCCCCAAATCGCCCATCATCCGGATGGATAATCGACCCGGACCTGGACGAAATAGACCTTGACCCCTCCGATTTCAATTCCTCTCTCCCACTTAAAAAAGTCCCCAACGGCGACGTTTTCCAAGCCTCCCGTGCAGGTGACGTCGAACGCCTCAAATACTTGCTAGAATCAGGCGTCAATGTCAACGCGCGGGACCAGTGGGATTCCGTTGCCTTGTACTACGCTTGCCTCGCCGGACACCTTGATGCCGCCCGCATGTTGCTGGAGAGTGGGGCTATTTGCTCCGAGCACACTTTCGACGGCGACAGGTGTCACTATGCTGCTTTGAATTTGAAGGTCAGGAAGTTATTGAAGGCTTTTGAGGCTAGGCCGCCGCCTTTGGCACCGTTGCAGGCCGCCTTGAGAGATACTTTTCTGAGCTGCGAGGCTAATAGGTTTTATTTGGAACAGAGCGAGGCTATTTATCATGTTTCAG GTCTTTCATCCAGTGGGGTATCCAATGTCAATCACTTCCCTCCAGATGTCGTATTTTTTGTGCAAGGTAGGCCTATTGAAGCTCACAGAGTCATATTAAGTGCTCGGTCAcctttttttaagagaaagttCAAAACTGACTGGAGAGGCCGCAGTGAAGTGAGATTAGCAAGGGAAAAGTTGTCATATCCTGCTCTTTACAGTCTCGTTCACTTCTTTTATTCTGACAGACTGGAGATTGCTGTAGATGACATGGAAGATCTGGTAAGAATCTGCAAAGTATGCAAATGTGAATCTTTACAAAGGGTTCTTGAGAAGGAATTGATTCACCAAAAATATGCTGAGTACAAAGCACTGAGAGATCTAGACAGCTCTCAGAAACGTTATATCTTACAGGGCCTTTCACTTCCTGAGGAAGACAGGCTTCCTGCTGCCCTGCACCGGGTCCTTCAGAGCTCTTTGGCAAGGTCCACTATGCAACAAAACCTAGAGAATGATGTTGATAGGCTAGTATCGTCTTTTGATGTAGTGCAAATGAATGATTGTGTAGATGATCTTGCCGATATTTGTGTAAGAGTTGATAATAAGATTTTTCGTTGCCATCAAGTGGTTTTGGCATCAAGGTCAGAATACTTTAGAGCAAGACTGTCCCATATGAAGGACTTTCATGAAGGGAAAGTGGGGTTACCTAGTGATGCTGTTCCTTGTTTTGAAGAACATGATTTAAGCATGGAGGCATTTGAGAAAATGGTGGAGTATAT GTATACTGATGGTTTAAAGGATATAAATCCAGGGCAG GCAGAGGAAATGTTTGATGCTGCTTCAAGATATCTATTATTTCCCCTTAAGCGTGCAGTTGCTGATGTACTGTTGCCACAACTGGAAACGGTCTCACCAGCAGAACTGTGCCATTGGCTGATACTGTCAGACAT GTATGGTGTCATCAAGATCAGGGAGTACTGTCTGGATACAATAGCCTGTAACTTTGAGACATTTGCTGATACTCGTGATTTCCGAGCAATGCTTTTAACGGTGCCTCCACCATCTGGAGATTCCTCGCTCCGCACAACCGCCCCAAGTGCTCCCGGAGCTGCCCTGAATACAGACCAGGGAAATCTCCTTGATGACTTGCGAGAGAAATGGCTTGAAGCTGAAGCGGCTGATCTTGACAAGAGAGATGAGAGTGCATTACTTTTTGACAAGCGCCTGGAGATGCTTATGCTTGTGGCAAGGAAAGAATCTGAAGCAGTAGTTGATGATATTCAGGATTCCCCTGCATGA
- the LOC118041388 gene encoding uncharacterized protein — protein sequence MYQTHSQREFAIEFQPQIHILRPSIHSRRANIVVKFQDLYGFTVEGNVDDVNILNEVREKVRQQGRVWWALEASKGANWYLQPQVSSLTEGIALKSSLKLSNLTNAITLKRLIRKGIPPVLRPKVWFSLSGAAKKKSTVPESYYSDLIKAVEGKVTAATKQIDHDLPRTFPGHPWLDTPEGHAALRRVLVGYSFRDSDVGYCQGLNYVAALLLLVMKTEEDAFWMLAVLLENVLVSDCYTNNLSGCHVEQRVFQDLLVKKCPRIATQLEELEFDVSLVATEWFLCLFSKSLPSETTLRVWDVLFYEGAKVLFHVALAIFKMKEEELLQTHHVGDVINILQKTTHHLFDPDELLTVAFDKIGSMTTNTISKERKKQEPAVMAELDQRLRRLNSIKMDDEK from the exons atgtatcaaaCACATAGCCAAAGAGAATTTGCCATAGAATTCCAACCTCAAATACACATATTGAGGCCAAGCATCCATTCAAGAAGGGCAAATATAGTGGTAAAATTCCAAGACCTTTATGGGTTCACTGTAGAGGGCAATGTGGATGATGTTAATATATTGAATGAGGTTCGAGAGAAGGTGAGGCAACAGGGGAGGGTTTGGTGGGCGTTGGAGGCTAGCAAAGGTGCTAATTGGTATCTGCAGCCACAGGTTTCTTCATTAACTGAAGGGATTGCACTCAAATCTTCTCTCAAATTGTCTAATCTGACGAATGCAATTACTTTGAAGAGGTTAATAAGGAAGGGGATACCCCCTGTGCTGAGGCCTAAGGTTTGGTTTTCTCTCTCCGGTGCTGCAAAGAAGAAGTCTACAGTGCCTGAGAGTTATTACAGTGATTTGATCAAGGCCGTTGAAGGGAAGGTCACCGCAGCTACAAAGCAGATTGATCAT GACCTGCCACGGACCTTTCCTGGTCATCCATGGTTGGACACTCCAGAGGGCCATGCTGCACTCCGGCGAGTTCTTGTCGGATATTCTTTCCGTGATTCAGATGTTGGCTATTGTCAG GGCTTAAATTATGTTGCAGCACTGTTGTTGCTTGTGATGAAAACAGAGGAAGATGCTTTCTGGATGCTAGCAGTTCTTTTGGAGAATGTCTTAGTTAGTGACTGCTACACAAATAATTTGTCAGGATGCCACGTTGAGCAAAGAGTTTTCCAGGATTTGCTTGTTAAAAAGTGCCCAAG aATAGCTACTCAGTTGGAAGAACTAGAGTTTGATGTCTCCCTTGTTGCCACTGAATGGTTCCTATGCCTCTTCTCTAAGAGCTTGCCTTCAGAG ACAACTCTGCGGGTGTGGGATGTCCTTTTCTATGAGGGAGCAAAGGTTCTGTTTCATGTAGCTTTGGCTATATTCAAG ATGAAGGAAGAGGAGCTGCTTCAAACTCACCATGTTGGTgatgtaattaatatattacaGAAAACAACGCATCACCTCTTTGATCCTGATGAATTATTGACG GTGGCATTTGATAAGATAGGTTCCATGACAACTAACACTATatcaaaggaaaggaaaaagcAGGAGCCAGCAGTAATGGCAGAGCTTGATCAAAGATTGAGAAGGCTAAACTCAATCAAAATGGATGACGAGAAATAG